Proteins encoded by one window of Lathyrus oleraceus cultivar Zhongwan6 chromosome 1, CAAS_Psat_ZW6_1.0, whole genome shotgun sequence:
- the LOC127115562 gene encoding triacylglycerol lipase 2, with translation MPFVDSMNSIALTFCVIVLAVHGPQTWALDRGFLGNRNSTPSGEGLCASSITIHGYKCQELEITTKDGYILSVQRILDGRVKVVGNVTKEPVIVQHGVLVDGATWFLNRPEQNLPMILADNGFDVWVVNTRGTRYSRKHIKLDASSQEYWYWSWDDLVAYELPSVFDFISKKTGQKIHYVGHSLGTLTALVSLAEGKWVNQVKSVALLSPIAYLKRMTTPIGAIAARSLLGESLTSMGIAEFDPNGVRVTDFIHNSCDKYNLNCNDLFTLVTGENCCLDKSSFSDFMKIEPQSSSTRTLFHLAQIVRTDVLSKFDFMRPNINMLHYGQPTPPLYDLSKIPKDIPIFMSYGGADALSDIADVKKLLSDHFQDHEADKLSVQFIQNYAHGDYMFATNAHEQVYRNVTSFFKRNF, from the exons ATGCCTTTTGTGGACTCGATGAATTCTATTGCTTTAACCTTTTGTGTTATAGTTTTAGCAGTTCATGGTCCTCAAACTTGGGCTTTAGATCGTGGTTTTTTGGGTAATAGAAATTCTACGCCTTCTGGAGAAGGTTTATGCGCTTCTTCAATCACTATTCATGGCTACAAATGTCAAGAACTTGAA ATTACAACTAAAGATGGATACATTCTTAGCGTTCAAAGGATTCTAGATGGTCGAGTTAAGGTTGTTGGTAATGTCACTAAGGAACCTGTGATTGTACAACATGGAGTTCTTGTG GATGGAGCAACATGGTTTTTGAACCGTCCAGAACAAAATCTCCCCATGATTCTTGCAGATAATGGCTTTGATGTTTGGGTTGTTAATACCAGAGGAACCAGATATAGTCGCAAACACATCAAATTAGACGCGTCTAGCCAG GAATATTGGTATTGGTCTTGGGACGATTTGGTTGCCTACGAACTACCGTCTGTTTTTGATTTTATCTCAAAGAAAACAGGACAGAAGATACATTATGTCGGACATTCTTTG GGAACTTTAACAGCTTTGGTATCATTGGCAGAAGGTAAATGGGTAAATCAGGTAAAATCAGTAGCATTGTTGAGTCCTATTGCATATTTGAAGCGAATGACAACACCAATTGGAGCTATTGCTGCAAGATCCTTACTCGGCGAG AGTCTTACTTCTATGGGCATTGCAGAATTTGATCCCAACGG TGTTCGGGTCACAGACTTCATCCATAATAGTTGTGATAAATATAACCTAAACTGCAATGACTTATTCACTTTAGTAACAG GTGAAAATTGTTGCTTAGATAAATCATCTTTTAGTGATTTCATGAAAATTGAACCACAATCATCGTCAACGAGAACCCTTTTTCATTTAGCTCAGA TTGTTCGAACTGATGTATTGTCAAAATTTGACTTTATGAGACCAAACATAAACATGTTGCATTATGGACAACCAACCCCTCCTCTCTATGACCTCTCGAAAATTCCTAAGGACATTCCAATTTTTATGAGCTATGGTGGTGCCGATGCACTTTCTGATATCGCCGATGTTAAGAAGCTGTTAAGTGACCACTTTCAAGACCATGAAGCAGACAAGCTTAGTGTTCAATTCATTCAGAACTATGCTCATGGTGATTACATGTTTGCTACGAATGCCCATGAACAAGTCTACAGAAATGTTACATCTTTTTTCAAACGTAACTTTTGA